One segment of Haliotis asinina isolate JCU_RB_2024 chromosome 12, JCU_Hal_asi_v2, whole genome shotgun sequence DNA contains the following:
- the LOC137259051 gene encoding diphosphomevalonate decarboxylase-like codes for MRSVTCTAPVNIAVIKYWGKRDETLILPINSSLSVTLGQNELRAKTTVATSKSFKEDKIWLNGKEQSVESPRIQNVLKEIRRRTRKRSTGDVRDETLNMKVHICSENNFPTAAGLASSAAGYACLVYSLAKLFGVKGEISDVARQGSGSACRSVYGGFVLWDMGKDESGKDSLAKQVAPADHWPQLRILILVVSDQKKHTSSTEGMQTSVKTSELLQKRVDVVPQRVEDMVDAINNKDFQKFAEITMKESNQFHAVCLDTYPPISYMTDTSRQIVRLVHAFNKQSTNTKVAYTFDAGPNACLYLLEEDVARVVSLIKYYFPSSDNDSGLEVRGLSVESSSVEEHINNFDIPQTPDAIKYIIHTQVGEGPQVVEDSSECLLDNQGLPIHLAS; via the exons ATGAGATCTGTTACGTGTACGGCGCCTGTCAACATAGCTGTCATCAAGTATT GGGGTAAACGAGATGAAACGCTCATTCTACCAATCAACTCCTCCCTCAGTGTCACACTTGGACAAAATGAG cTGAGAGCCAAAACAACTGTTGCTACAAGTAAATCCTTCAAAGAAGACAAGATATGGTTAAATGGAAA AGAACAGTCTGTTGAATCTCCAAGAATAcagaatgttttgaaagaaa TTCGCCGCCGAACTCGGAAGCGGTCGACTGGAGATGTACGAGATGAAACATTGAACATGAAGGTTCACATCTGTTCGGAGAATAATTTCCCCACAGCAGCAGGCCTAGCTTCATCAGCTGCTGGATATGCTTGTCTAG TCTATTCTCTGGCCAAGCTCTTTGGTGTGAAAGGAGAGATTTCTGATGTTGCTAG ACAAGGGTCAGGCAGTGCCTGTCGGAGTGTGTATGGTGGGTTTGTGTTGTGGGACATGGGCAAGGATGAGAGCGGGAAGGACTCACTTGCCAAACAAGTGGCTCCTGCGGATCACTGGCCCCAACTCAGGATTCTGATTCTGGTG GTGAGTGACCAGAAGAAACACACAAGCAGCACAGAGGGAATGCAGACCAGTGTCAAGACAAGCGAACTGTTGCAGAAGAGGGTGGACGTTGTGCCACAGAGAGTCGAAGACATGGTGGATGCCATCAACAACAAAGACTTCCAGAAGTTTGCTGAAATTACAATGAAG GAGAGTAACCAGTTCCACGCTGTATGCCTGGACACATACCCACCGATCTCCTACATGACCGACACGTCCAGACAGATCGTGCGACTGGTCCATGCCTTCAACAAACAGAGCACAAACACAAAG GTGGCGTACACATTTGATGCTGGACCAAATGCCTGTTTGTATTTATTAGAAGAGGATGTggcaagagttgtctcccttattaaGTACTACTTTCCTTCAAGTGATAACGATTCTGGTCTTGAGGTTCGGGGACTGAGTGTGGAGTCATCCTCTGTAGAA GAACACATTAATAACTTTGACATACCCCAGACTCCAGATGCAATCAAGTATATCATTCATACTCAG GTAGGCGAAGGCCCCCAGGTGGTGGAGGACTCCAGTGAATGCCTGCTGGACAACCAGGGCCTCCCTATACACCTCGCCTCCTGA